In Bdellovibrio sp. GT3, one genomic interval encodes:
- a CDS encoding sugar phosphate nucleotidyltransferase, which yields MISVPCSLVKKGRSVPPPIKPIRYGILVLNIIQGNATLGTSELETKTLVLLAGGKASRLNDFLNAQGQIKCLSRFGNFIFLDYLLKQAQQSGIQHVILLAGPDRDSLMEYVSGKSYSMRFSFPEEPIRLGTGGALALIGPYLKESSFILSNADTFFEECPFPALSKHPISGKSIFLMGRSDGIKMLELVSKGEVQKWSDLYNTEEYKYVGVALLNSDIIYEWEKLGLPAECSFEKDVFGKIRDESDFLLGSFAEIDFGTREGYLQLKAHLEGELV from the coding sequence ATGATTTCGGTTCCATGTTCGTTAGTAAAAAAAGGCAGATCTGTTCCGCCTCCAATTAAACCTATTCGATATGGTATACTCGTTTTAAATATCATTCAGGGAAATGCTACTTTGGGAACTTCAGAATTGGAAACAAAAACTTTGGTTCTCTTGGCGGGTGGAAAAGCATCTCGTCTAAACGATTTTTTGAATGCTCAGGGTCAGATCAAATGTCTGAGTCGGTTTGGCAATTTTATTTTTCTGGATTATCTGCTCAAACAAGCACAGCAATCAGGAATTCAACACGTAATTCTCTTGGCGGGACCGGATCGAGATTCCCTTATGGAATACGTCAGTGGGAAGAGCTATAGTATGAGATTCTCATTCCCCGAGGAGCCAATACGCCTTGGAACCGGTGGGGCTCTGGCTTTGATTGGGCCCTACCTGAAGGAAAGCAGTTTCATTCTTTCAAACGCGGACACATTTTTCGAGGAATGTCCTTTCCCGGCTCTGTCGAAACATCCCATTTCTGGTAAATCTATATTCTTGATGGGTAGGTCTGACGGCATCAAGATGCTTGAGTTGGTTTCCAAAGGTGAGGTGCAGAAATGGTCAGATCTGTACAACACCGAAGAGTATAAATATGTCGGAGTTGCGCTTTTAAATTCTGACATCATTTATGAATGGGAAAAATTGGGATTGCCTGCTGAATGTTCCTTTGAGAAGGATGTTTTCGGGAAAATCAGGGATGAGTCTGACTTTCTTCTGGGTTCGTTCGCAGAGATTGATTTTGGAACCCGTGAAGGTTATCTCCAACTGAAGGCTCATTTGGAAGGGGAGCTGGTATGA
- a CDS encoding GHMP family kinase ATP-binding protein — protein sequence MIFKTSIPYRIGLIGGGTDLPFFTNEHGTEIINASFNAFSHCEIQKIQSPHIFIETQDYKTHAQIDKLPELALIAKDEFRICLAVLNHFADQIMNLKSGIHIKSYSEFAPQTGLGGSSAHLISVLKTCLEFLNQSWDDEKILDTAHSLERNTLSIFGGFQDFYPCLHQGAHHLSKKPDAEIIHHKLDSSFLRNLDLAFFVSETTGVSLGEMELPDASSLQLQKKYAREAALAWKSGDGKTFKQTLKSSWNVKQGSDQAPKHVFAMKSCGLSKKMNVLAVENSNEKIFLETIGRGVRKVEWT from the coding sequence ATGATATTTAAAACGAGTATACCATATCGAATAGGTTTAATTGGAGGCGGAACAGATCTGCCTTTTTTTACTAACGAACATGGAACCGAAATCATCAACGCATCATTTAATGCTTTCTCTCATTGTGAAATTCAGAAAATCCAAAGTCCACACATTTTTATTGAGACACAGGATTATAAAACTCATGCACAAATAGACAAGCTTCCGGAGCTGGCCCTGATCGCCAAAGATGAATTCAGAATCTGTCTTGCAGTACTGAATCATTTTGCGGATCAGATAATGAATCTAAAATCTGGTATTCACATTAAATCCTATTCAGAGTTTGCTCCGCAAACAGGACTGGGGGGAAGCTCGGCACATTTGATATCTGTCTTAAAAACATGCCTGGAGTTTCTAAATCAATCATGGGATGACGAGAAGATTCTAGATACCGCCCATTCACTTGAAAGAAATACGCTAAGTATTTTTGGTGGCTTTCAGGATTTCTATCCGTGCCTTCATCAAGGCGCGCATCATTTGTCCAAAAAACCCGATGCAGAAATCATCCATCACAAATTAGATAGCTCTTTCCTTAGGAACCTGGATCTTGCATTTTTTGTGTCTGAAACAACTGGTGTCAGTTTAGGCGAAATGGAATTGCCGGATGCAAGTTCGCTTCAGTTGCAAAAAAAGTACGCCCGTGAAGCAGCTCTAGCCTGGAAGTCCGGTGACGGAAAGACGTTCAAGCAAACTCTTAAAAGCAGCTGGAACGTCAAACAAGGTTCTGATCAAGCGCCGAAACATGTCTTTGCAATGAAAAGCTGCGGTCTTTCCAAGAAAATGAACGTTCTGGCTGTGGAGAATTCCAATGAAAAGATTTTTTTGGAAACCATCGGCCGTGGAGTGCGTAAAGTTGAGTGGACTTAA
- a CDS encoding YceI family protein, with amino-acid sequence MTTTKWQIDPAHSSANFSIKHMMIAKVHGGFEKLSGTLALDSSDITKSVIEASIESASINTREAQRDAHLKSADFFDVEKYPTITFKSTKVERSGDEELKVTGELSIHGVTKEVVLEVEGPSAEHTDPWGNTKIAISGKTKIKRKDFGLNWNAALEAGGVLVGDDVTISLDIQFAKNK; translated from the coding sequence ATGACTACAACTAAATGGCAAATCGACCCGGCTCACTCAAGCGCAAACTTCTCCATCAAACACATGATGATCGCAAAAGTTCATGGTGGCTTTGAAAAACTCAGCGGAACTTTGGCTTTGGATTCTTCGGACATTACAAAATCAGTGATCGAAGCCTCCATCGAGTCAGCAAGTATCAATACGCGCGAAGCTCAGCGTGATGCCCACTTGAAGAGTGCGGACTTTTTCGACGTTGAAAAATATCCGACGATCACTTTTAAATCCACCAAAGTAGAGCGCTCTGGAGACGAAGAGCTAAAAGTGACCGGCGAACTTTCGATTCACGGTGTGACGAAAGAGGTTGTTCTTGAAGTTGAAGGGCCATCCGCCGAGCACACAGATCCTTGGGGTAATACTAAAATTGCCATTTCCGGCAAAACCAAAATCAAACGCAAAGACTTTGGCTTGAACTGGAATGCGGCCTTGGAAGCCGGTGGAGTTCTGGTCGGTGATGATGTGACGATTTCATTGGATATTCAATTCGCAAAAAATAAGTAG
- the dnaX gene encoding DNA polymerase III subunit gamma/tau: MSYQVIARKWRPQSFTDVVGQNHITQTLANALKNNRLPHALLFTGPRGTGKTSSARILAKALRCPNAVNFVPCNTCDSCREIAIGSSVDVMEIDGASNNGVDSIRELRETVAFMPTSGKYKIYIIDEVHMLSTSAFNALLKTLEEPPGHVIFIMATTEVHKIPQTILSRCQRFDFRRITTRQITERLKLICDQEGVPAEEEALWVIARQGDGSMRDSQSLLDQVITFANGPLTRTNVVEILGLTDRALLFETLTALVERNSQAVLAVIEKISKAGFEPHLFSQDLLEMIRNLLLVKVSESQAAQILEMPDTELQALNDLAQRLSEEDIHMLFDMALKGGNDIPRAQDPRIVLEVILLRMASAPKLSDLKTLLANGPQASHSAGGARPYVPPVVPTAPGHQRLKESQTVPEVPSGLEKMKSTFEAPAKKAADKPAAPAPAPVVEEAKPEPPKLATGATPTERWMHFVELLRQDDALFAAKIENLLFVKEEGKLLTLGVPTKLVFLKDQMADTSVRKKLQGFIDSYWGAGYSFEVLMKGDQVGESAQALQQKKVQLAEDEIRTKITENPMVKAAQEAFQGKIKSIVELKGETSPKK, encoded by the coding sequence TTGTCTTATCAGGTGATTGCACGCAAATGGCGTCCCCAATCTTTCACTGACGTAGTCGGACAGAATCATATTACCCAAACACTGGCGAACGCGCTTAAAAACAACCGCCTTCCTCACGCTCTACTTTTCACAGGTCCTCGTGGTACCGGTAAGACTTCATCCGCTCGCATCCTGGCAAAAGCTTTGCGCTGCCCGAATGCAGTGAATTTCGTTCCGTGCAACACGTGTGATTCCTGCCGTGAGATCGCAATCGGTTCCAGCGTTGACGTTATGGAAATCGATGGAGCCTCCAACAACGGTGTTGATTCCATCCGTGAGCTTCGCGAAACCGTGGCATTCATGCCCACCAGCGGTAAATACAAAATCTACATCATCGACGAAGTTCACATGTTGTCGACAAGTGCCTTCAACGCCCTTCTGAAAACTTTGGAAGAGCCGCCAGGCCACGTGATCTTCATCATGGCGACGACTGAGGTTCACAAAATCCCACAAACGATTTTGTCCCGTTGCCAACGTTTTGATTTCCGCCGCATCACCACTCGTCAAATCACTGAGCGTTTGAAACTTATCTGTGACCAGGAAGGCGTCCCAGCCGAAGAAGAAGCTCTTTGGGTGATCGCACGCCAAGGTGACGGTTCCATGCGGGACTCGCAAAGCTTGCTTGATCAGGTCATCACGTTTGCAAACGGTCCTTTGACCCGCACGAACGTTGTGGAAATTCTGGGTCTGACTGATCGCGCTTTGTTGTTTGAAACTTTGACTGCATTGGTGGAGCGCAACTCCCAAGCAGTTTTGGCTGTCATCGAAAAGATCTCCAAGGCGGGTTTTGAACCGCATTTGTTCTCTCAAGATTTGCTTGAGATGATTCGCAATTTATTGTTGGTGAAGGTTTCTGAGTCTCAAGCCGCTCAAATTCTGGAAATGCCGGATACTGAGTTGCAGGCTTTGAACGATCTTGCCCAACGCCTGTCAGAAGAAGACATTCACATGCTTTTCGACATGGCCTTAAAAGGTGGAAATGATATTCCCCGCGCTCAAGATCCTCGCATCGTTCTTGAAGTGATTTTACTTCGCATGGCATCTGCGCCGAAGCTTTCCGACCTGAAGACCCTATTGGCCAACGGTCCCCAAGCCTCTCACAGCGCAGGTGGTGCCAGGCCCTACGTTCCGCCGGTAGTTCCCACCGCTCCAGGCCATCAAAGACTGAAAGAATCCCAAACCGTTCCGGAAGTTCCGTCGGGTTTGGAGAAAATGAAATCTACATTCGAGGCCCCGGCAAAGAAGGCCGCTGACAAACCGGCTGCGCCAGCACCGGCTCCAGTGGTGGAGGAGGCTAAACCAGAACCTCCGAAGCTTGCCACGGGCGCCACTCCGACCGAGCGTTGGATGCATTTTGTAGAACTTCTGCGCCAGGATGACGCTCTGTTTGCAGCAAAGATCGAAAACCTTCTGTTTGTTAAAGAGGAAGGCAAGCTTTTGACCCTGGGAGTGCCGACAAAATTGGTATTCCTAAAGGACCAAATGGCTGACACTTCTGTGCGTAAAAAGCTGCAAGGATTTATTGATTCGTACTGGGGTGCTGGGTATTCTTTTGAAGTATTAATGAAGGGTGATCAGGTCGGCGAATCCGCTCAGGCTCTGCAACAGAAAAAGGTGCAGTTGGCCGAAGATGAAATTCGCACCAAGATTACCGAAAACCCGATGGTGAAAGCAGCTCAGGAAGCATTCCAGGGCAAAATCAAATCCATCGTAGAACTTAAAGGCGAAACTTCGCCAAAGAAATAA
- a CDS encoding YbaB/EbfC family nucleoid-associated protein, giving the protein MKGLGGGMAALMKQANQMQMKMKKAQEELAKAEYEASTGGGAVTVKVNGDHMITSLKISADVMKDGDVEMLQDMITSATNEAVKKARDISAKEMEKITGGMNIPGMF; this is encoded by the coding sequence ATGAAAGGCCTAGGCGGCGGAATGGCAGCTTTGATGAAGCAAGCCAATCAAATGCAAATGAAAATGAAAAAAGCCCAGGAAGAACTTGCTAAAGCTGAATACGAAGCAAGCACTGGCGGCGGCGCTGTAACTGTAAAAGTTAACGGCGACCACATGATCACTTCTTTGAAAATCAGCGCTGATGTTATGAAAGACGGCGACGTTGAAATGCTTCAGGACATGATCACTTCTGCAACTAACGAAGCAGTTAAAAAAGCCCGTGATATTTCTGCTAAAGAAATGGAAAAAATCACTGGCGGTATGAACATTCCAGGTATGTTCTAG
- the recR gene encoding recombination mediator RecR, with protein sequence MLHITALEKLVHEMSRLPGIGPKTAQRLAYFILKSETEFPERLSEALLRVRAEVHDCPQCFNFTDADLCRYCKDAHRADDSLCIVEEPSDIMRIESSGAFRGRYHVLHGAISPLEGIGPKELKIHELIERVDAGIRGESPVIKEIILALDADLEGDTTILYLAKQLQGKGLKLSRIAHGVPIGSDIDFIDDRTMGRALQNRVEL encoded by the coding sequence TTGCTTCACATCACCGCTCTTGAAAAATTAGTCCACGAAATGAGTCGTCTGCCTGGTATCGGGCCGAAGACGGCTCAGCGTTTGGCCTATTTCATTCTCAAATCCGAGACTGAGTTTCCAGAGCGCTTAAGTGAAGCCCTTCTTCGTGTGCGCGCGGAAGTTCACGACTGCCCTCAGTGCTTCAACTTTACGGATGCAGACCTTTGCCGTTATTGCAAAGATGCTCACCGTGCGGATGATTCCCTGTGCATCGTGGAAGAACCTTCCGATATTATGCGCATTGAATCCTCTGGTGCTTTCCGCGGCCGCTACCATGTTTTGCACGGGGCGATCTCTCCACTGGAAGGCATTGGCCCGAAAGAGCTTAAAATCCATGAATTGATTGAGCGCGTGGACGCTGGAATTCGTGGTGAAAGTCCCGTGATTAAGGAGATCATCCTGGCATTGGACGCAGATCTTGAGGGTGATACGACGATTTTGTACCTAGCAAAGCAACTTCAAGGCAAAGGATTGAAACTTTCTCGCATTGCCCATGGAGTTCCTATTGGCAGCGACATCGATTTCATAGATGATAGAACTATGGGTCGTGCCCTGCAAAATAGAGTGGAGCTGTAA
- the mglA gene encoding GTPase MglA, translating into MSFINYNAKEIHCKVVYYGPSLGGKTTNIQWVYQKTAEDQKSKLVALNTDIERTLFFDFLPLNVGEIRGFKTRFHLYTVPGQVVYDASRKLILKGLDGVIFVADSQIERMDENLESLRNLETNLEQQGYDIREIPLIMQYNKRDLPNVASLAEMRSALNPYNAPEIEGCASEGKGVFESLKTASKSIINVLKGGTTL; encoded by the coding sequence ATGTCCTTTATTAACTACAATGCCAAAGAAATTCACTGCAAAGTCGTGTACTACGGTCCTTCATTGGGCGGTAAAACGACAAATATTCAGTGGGTTTACCAAAAAACAGCTGAGGATCAAAAATCCAAGCTCGTGGCATTGAACACGGACATTGAGCGCACTCTGTTCTTTGACTTCCTGCCATTGAACGTGGGAGAAATCCGCGGCTTTAAAACCCGCTTCCATCTTTACACAGTTCCGGGCCAGGTTGTTTACGATGCTTCCAGAAAGCTGATTCTAAAAGGTCTTGATGGCGTTATTTTCGTCGCTGACTCGCAAATCGAGCGTATGGACGAAAACTTGGAATCCCTTCGCAATCTGGAAACGAACCTTGAGCAACAAGGCTACGATATCCGCGAAATCCCATTGATCATGCAGTACAACAAGCGCGACCTTCCAAATGTCGCTTCATTGGCTGAGATGAGAAGCGCCCTGAACCCTTACAACGCCCCTGAAATCGAAGGCTGTGCCTCCGAAGGTAAAGGCGTGTTTGAATCTCTGAAAACCGCTTCCAAGTCCATTATCAACGTCCTTAAGGGCGGAACTACACTCTAG
- the nadA gene encoding quinolinate synthase NadA produces the protein MNYDVAAEIQRLKKEKNAVVLAHYYEDGEIQDVADYVGDSFFLAKKGQEVKEQVILLAGVVFMAESVKIMNPTKTVLVPELEASCSLVKGAPYDKYLAWRQQHRDGIAVTYINSSAEVKSISDVIITSSNAAQIVEAIPKDRKILFGPDQHLGRWLSKKLNREMEFWNGSCEVHVLFNANRLAALIKENPDALILAHPECDDSVLAYANVIGSTQHLLDSVSTQPHKKFIVATETGIFHQMQKRRPDATFIQAPVVDEGCQCNDCPYMKMNNMEKIKRALETLKPELNLPEALRLEAKVSLDRMMDITSGKPVQWPSEFTL, from the coding sequence ATGAACTATGATGTTGCTGCTGAAATTCAAAGACTGAAAAAAGAAAAGAACGCCGTCGTTCTGGCTCACTACTATGAAGATGGCGAGATCCAGGATGTTGCCGACTACGTGGGCGACAGTTTCTTTTTGGCCAAGAAAGGTCAGGAAGTGAAAGAGCAGGTCATCCTGCTTGCTGGCGTGGTCTTCATGGCTGAGTCCGTGAAAATCATGAACCCGACTAAAACAGTGTTGGTTCCGGAACTTGAAGCCTCATGTTCATTGGTTAAAGGCGCGCCTTACGACAAGTACCTGGCTTGGCGCCAACAACATCGCGATGGTATCGCGGTGACGTACATTAACTCTTCTGCTGAAGTTAAATCCATCTCTGATGTGATCATTACCTCTTCCAATGCCGCGCAAATCGTGGAAGCGATTCCTAAGGATCGCAAAATCCTGTTTGGCCCGGATCAACACTTGGGCCGTTGGTTGTCCAAGAAATTGAATCGCGAAATGGAATTCTGGAATGGCTCCTGCGAAGTGCATGTCTTGTTCAATGCAAATCGCCTGGCGGCGCTTATCAAGGAAAATCCAGATGCATTGATTCTGGCGCATCCAGAGTGCGATGATTCCGTATTGGCTTACGCCAATGTGATCGGATCAACACAGCACCTGCTGGATTCCGTTTCCACTCAACCACATAAGAAATTTATTGTGGCGACTGAAACCGGTATCTTCCACCAGATGCAAAAACGTCGTCCGGATGCCACATTCATTCAAGCGCCCGTTGTCGATGAAGGCTGTCAGTGCAATGACTGCCCTTACATGAAGATGAACAACATGGAAAAAATCAAACGCGCTCTTGAAACGTTGAAGCCGGAACTGAATCTGCCAGAAGCACTTCGCCTGGAAGCCAAAGTTTCTTTGGATCGTATGATGGATATCACCAGCGGCAAGCCCGTGCAGTGGCCATCTGAATTCACCCTGTAA
- a CDS encoding 4'-phosphopantetheinyl transferase superfamily protein → MFIDKMLLESLKAHLNCPDLLVFAYTEWGSRNPDHRKLIHAHRDQIILNSNSPLHSSIAHTSEMGVLAVSSHVIGVDIESTTRVSEVVAKRVSRPGEYEQAPSPASLWIAKEACFKALRPFKQPSVLSDFSVGKWQKNASQFETFTLLDYSEHQVPSEGAGVCFHQEKFSFGFFCVNL, encoded by the coding sequence ATGTTCATTGATAAAATGCTGTTGGAGTCCTTGAAAGCACATCTGAATTGCCCCGACTTGCTGGTCTTTGCGTACACCGAGTGGGGCAGCAGAAATCCCGATCACCGCAAACTGATTCATGCACATCGCGATCAGATTATTTTAAACTCCAACTCCCCTTTGCATTCCAGTATTGCTCATACCAGCGAGATGGGAGTTTTAGCGGTCTCCTCCCACGTTATTGGTGTCGACATTGAATCCACAACGAGAGTTTCAGAAGTCGTTGCAAAGCGCGTATCACGCCCTGGAGAGTACGAACAGGCCCCGAGCCCTGCCAGTCTGTGGATTGCGAAAGAGGCGTGCTTTAAGGCCCTGCGCCCCTTCAAACAGCCCTCGGTTCTTTCTGATTTTTCTGTAGGAAAATGGCAGAAAAATGCATCCCAATTTGAGACATTCACTCTGCTTGATTACTCTGAACATCAAGTCCCGTCTGAGGGAGCTGGCGTGTGTTTCCACCAGGAAAAATTTAGCTTTGGATTTTTCTGCGTGAACCTTTAA